Proteins encoded by one window of Cupriavidus sp. EM10:
- the ccoS gene encoding cbb3-type cytochrome oxidase assembly protein CcoS, with protein sequence METLYLLVPMSLVLVALIAGVLWWALHAGQYDDLDRPAEAILLDNDKPQGAERSR encoded by the coding sequence ATGGAAACGCTTTATCTGCTGGTGCCGATGAGCCTGGTGCTCGTGGCGCTGATCGCAGGGGTCCTGTGGTGGGCGCTGCATGCGGGCCAGTACGACGACCTGGACCGGCCCGCCGAAGCCATCCTGCTCGACAACGACAAGCCGCAGGGGGCGGAACGCAGCCGGTAG
- the ccoN gene encoding cytochrome-c oxidase, cbb3-type subunit I, protein MAVTTASPRVDTFNYGVVRQFAVMTVVWGIVGMAVGVLLAAQLIWPDLNFNTPWLSFGRLRPLHTNAVIFAFGGSALFATSYYVVQRTCQARLFCGPLAAFTFWGWQLVIVAAAITLPMGITTSKEYAELEWPIDILITLVWVAYAIVFFGTIVKRKTRHIYVANWFFGAYILTIAILHIVNNIEMPASMWKSYSAYAGVQDAMIQWWYGHNAVGFFLTTSFLGMMYYFIPKQAERPIYSYRLSIVHFWALNFTYMWAGPHHLQYTALPDWAQSLGMVFSLILLAPSWGGMINGIMTMSGAWHKLRTDPILKFLVVALSFYGMATFEGSMMSIRTVNALSHYTDWTIGHVHSGALGWVAMISIGSLYYLIPRLFGEKQMYSTRLIELHFWVATIGVVLYIASMWIAGVMEGLMWRATQPDGTLTYAFVEAVKAKYPFYLIRLAGGLCFLGGMFIMAYNVFRTIAGKPAVDAPIPASLPASAH, encoded by the coding sequence ATGGCTGTCACCACCGCGTCTCCACGCGTCGACACCTTCAATTACGGTGTTGTGCGGCAGTTCGCCGTCATGACCGTTGTCTGGGGCATCGTCGGCATGGCCGTAGGCGTTCTGCTTGCGGCGCAATTGATCTGGCCGGATCTGAATTTCAACACACCGTGGCTGTCGTTCGGCCGCCTGCGTCCGTTGCATACCAATGCGGTGATCTTCGCATTTGGCGGCAGCGCGCTGTTCGCCACGTCGTACTACGTGGTGCAGCGCACCTGCCAGGCGCGCCTGTTCTGCGGACCGCTCGCGGCATTCACGTTCTGGGGCTGGCAGCTCGTCATCGTTGCGGCCGCGATCACGCTGCCGATGGGCATCACGACTTCGAAGGAATATGCCGAACTGGAATGGCCCATCGACATCCTGATCACGCTGGTCTGGGTGGCCTACGCCATTGTCTTTTTCGGCACGATTGTCAAGAGGAAGACGCGCCACATCTACGTCGCGAACTGGTTCTTCGGCGCCTATATCCTCACCATCGCCATCCTGCATATCGTCAACAACATCGAGATGCCGGCGTCGATGTGGAAGTCGTATTCCGCCTATGCGGGCGTGCAGGACGCCATGATCCAGTGGTGGTACGGCCATAACGCGGTGGGCTTCTTCCTGACCACCAGCTTCCTGGGGATGATGTACTACTTCATTCCGAAGCAGGCCGAGCGCCCGATCTACTCCTATCGTCTGTCGATCGTCCACTTCTGGGCGCTCAACTTCACCTACATGTGGGCCGGCCCGCACCATCTGCAATACACCGCGCTGCCGGACTGGGCGCAGTCGCTGGGCATGGTGTTCTCGCTGATCCTGCTGGCGCCGTCGTGGGGCGGCATGATCAACGGCATCATGACCATGTCCGGTGCGTGGCACAAGCTGCGTACCGACCCGATCCTCAAGTTCCTGGTGGTGGCGCTGTCGTTCTACGGCATGGCCACGTTCGAGGGCTCGATGATGTCGATCAGGACCGTGAACGCGCTGTCGCACTACACGGACTGGACGATCGGCCACGTCCATTCGGGCGCCCTGGGCTGGGTCGCGATGATTTCGATCGGCTCGCTGTACTACCTGATTCCGCGCCTGTTTGGCGAAAAGCAGATGTACAGCACGCGCCTGATCGAACTGCACTTCTGGGTGGCCACGATCGGCGTGGTGCTCTACATCGCCTCGATGTGGATCGCCGGCGTGATGGAAGGCCTGATGTGGCGTGCCACGCAGCCTGACGGCACGCTGACCTACGCGTTCGTGGAAGCGGTCAAGGCCAAGTATCCGTTCTACCTGATCCGTCTGGCGGGCGGCCTGTGTTTCCTGGGTGGCATGTTCATCATGGCCTACAACGTGTTCCGCACCATCGCCGGCAAGCCCGCCGTGGATGCGCCGATTCCGGCCAGCCTGCCGGCTTCCGCCCACTGA
- a CDS encoding sulfite exporter TauE/SafE family protein, which translates to MPFGVLLSVFLMALLGGMHCAAMCGGIAIAAEQKRASNVAIVIHRSTRHWWAALCIMHAGRVTTYMLLGAVMGAVGATVWRQEYLPLQRWLYAAGSVMLVLTGMWLLRGRAMRSDWIERLASLAAVHVVQRARAMTARWPIPLRGKPRTTPMLRRYGMGLAWGLVPCGMVYGALALALLAGNAVSGALVMGAFGLGTLPNLLVISGLSGYLRQLSRKPAVRVASGLLVIGFGVLGVARSIWLPDTLAHHGFCVVF; encoded by the coding sequence TTGCCATTTGGTGTGCTTTTAAGCGTTTTTCTGATGGCCCTGCTTGGTGGCATGCATTGCGCTGCCATGTGTGGAGGAATTGCTATTGCTGCGGAGCAGAAACGTGCCAGCAATGTGGCAATTGTCATACACCGTTCCACGCGTCATTGGTGGGCCGCGCTGTGCATCATGCATGCGGGTCGCGTCACGACTTACATGCTGCTGGGTGCGGTGATGGGTGCCGTGGGCGCGACCGTATGGCGTCAAGAATATCTGCCATTGCAGCGATGGCTTTACGCAGCGGGCAGCGTGATGCTGGTGCTCACCGGCATGTGGTTACTGCGCGGACGCGCCATGCGTTCCGACTGGATCGAACGGCTGGCGTCGCTTGCCGCGGTGCATGTGGTGCAGCGCGCGCGTGCCATGACCGCGCGATGGCCGATACCACTGCGGGGCAAGCCACGAACCACGCCGATGTTGCGGCGCTACGGCATGGGCCTGGCGTGGGGACTGGTGCCCTGCGGGATGGTTTATGGCGCACTCGCGCTGGCATTGCTTGCAGGCAACGCCGTGTCGGGGGCGCTGGTAATGGGTGCCTTTGGTCTGGGCACGCTGCCCAACCTCCTGGTGATTTCGGGGCTATCCGGATATCTCCGGCAACTCTCGCGCAAGCCGGCGGTGCGTGTGGCGTCGGGGTTGCTGGTGATCGGTTTCGGGGTGCTGGGCGTGGCCCGCTCGATATGGCTTCCGGACACTCTGGCCCACCACGGGTTTTGCGTGGTGTTCTGA
- the ccoG gene encoding cytochrome c oxidase accessory protein CcoG has protein sequence MNAPLESPPTTRDASEAAGWRPAPPPKPAADATEEALYEVRRKIYPRSVTGAFSSWRVWLVILTQLVYYGTPWLQWNDRQAVLFDLGARKFYIFGLVLWPQDVIYLALLLVISALALFLFTAIAGRLFCGYACPQTVYTEIFMWIERRVEGDRIARIRLDGDPWSLRKIRLKATKHTLWIAIALWTGFTFIGYFAPIRELGGEVLHWTLGPWQGFWMLFYAFATWGNAGFMREQVCKYMCPYARFQSVMVDRDTYVVTYDVGRGDPRGSRSRKADHRAAGLGDCVNCSICVQVCPTGIDIRDGLQYECIGCGACIDACDQVMDKMAYPRGLIRYTSENAMRKKLSASDARKRLLRPRTVVYSAIWLALTVGFVASLAMRAPLKVDIIRDRGALGREVEGRWIENVYRLQLINATEAPMKFHVQAQSDDLKGLMVEYDHGAGSLSPTSNRLLPIRIRVPIDDATQGTHKIEVTVTAETAAERKVDIRQSTSFIVPRNL, from the coding sequence ATGAACGCGCCCCTGGAATCTCCCCCCACTACCCGCGATGCAAGCGAGGCCGCCGGCTGGCGGCCCGCACCTCCGCCGAAGCCGGCGGCCGATGCCACCGAAGAGGCGCTGTACGAAGTCCGCCGCAAGATTTATCCGCGCTCGGTGACGGGCGCCTTCTCCAGCTGGCGGGTCTGGCTGGTTATCCTCACGCAGCTGGTCTACTACGGTACGCCGTGGCTGCAATGGAATGACCGGCAGGCGGTGCTGTTCGATCTTGGCGCCCGCAAGTTCTATATCTTCGGCCTGGTGCTATGGCCTCAGGACGTGATCTACCTGGCGTTGCTACTGGTCATTTCGGCGCTGGCACTGTTTCTTTTCACGGCCATTGCAGGGCGGCTGTTCTGCGGCTACGCCTGTCCACAGACGGTCTATACCGAGATATTCATGTGGATAGAGCGCCGGGTGGAAGGCGACCGCATTGCGCGCATCCGGTTGGACGGCGATCCGTGGAGCTTGCGCAAGATCCGCCTCAAGGCGACCAAGCACACGCTGTGGATCGCGATTGCGCTGTGGACGGGCTTCACGTTCATCGGCTACTTCGCGCCGATCCGCGAGCTGGGCGGCGAAGTCTTGCACTGGACGCTGGGCCCGTGGCAGGGGTTCTGGATGTTGTTCTATGCGTTTGCCACGTGGGGCAACGCCGGGTTCATGCGCGAGCAGGTGTGCAAGTACATGTGCCCGTACGCGCGGTTCCAGAGCGTGATGGTGGATCGCGACACCTATGTCGTGACCTACGACGTGGGCCGCGGCGATCCGCGTGGCAGCCGGTCGCGCAAGGCCGATCATCGTGCGGCCGGCCTGGGCGATTGCGTGAACTGCAGCATTTGCGTGCAGGTTTGTCCGACAGGTATCGATATCCGTGACGGCCTGCAGTACGAGTGCATCGGTTGTGGCGCATGTATCGACGCCTGCGACCAGGTCATGGACAAGATGGCGTATCCGCGCGGGCTGATCCGGTACACATCGGAGAACGCGATGCGCAAGAAGCTGTCGGCGTCCGATGCGCGGAAGCGCCTGCTGCGTCCGCGCACCGTTGTCTACTCCGCGATCTGGCTGGCGTTGACCGTGGGCTTTGTCGCATCGCTCGCCATGCGGGCGCCGCTCAAGGTCGACATCATTCGCGACCGTGGCGCGCTGGGGCGCGAAGTGGAAGGCCGCTGGATCGAGAACGTGTACCGCCTGCAACTGATCAATGCGACAGAGGCGCCAATGAAGTTCCACGTGCAGGCGCAGAGCGACGACTTGAAGGGCCTGATGGTGGAATACGATCACGGCGCGGGGTCTTTGTCGCCGACTTCGAACCGCCTGCTGCCAATCCGGATTCGCGTGCCCATCGACGATGCAACGCAGGGAACGCACAAGATAGAGGTAACCGTCACCGCCGAGACCGCAGCCGAGCGCAAGGTGGATATCCGGCAGAGCACGAGTTTTATCGTCCCTCGCAATCTGTGA
- a CDS encoding CcoQ/FixQ family Cbb3-type cytochrome c oxidase assembly chaperone, translating to MVIVTSIATVLSMLTFLAICWWAWSAGRKAANEESAMLPFALPDEHNNPSRN from the coding sequence ATGGTGATCGTGACTTCCATTGCCACCGTCCTGTCGATGCTGACGTTCCTGGCCATCTGCTGGTGGGCCTGGTCGGCGGGCCGCAAGGCGGCCAACGAGGAATCGGCGATGCTGCCGTTTGCCTTGCCGGACGAACATAACAATCCAAGCCGGAACTAG
- the fnr gene encoding fumarate/nitrate reduction transcriptional regulator Fnr, with protein MLTSIPVTEMSPRCSTCSMGQLCLPVGMSQQDLAKMDTLVQERVRVHKGETLYRMGEPLNAVYAIRFGTLKTHVTMEDGRTQITGFHLPGEVIGLDGLSEMQHASDATALEDAEVCVVRYDDLQSLSGTLPSLQGQFLRLMSKEISQDQVMLITLGSMRAEERLAAFLVNMSERLSARGYSSTEFVLRMSREEIGSYLGLKLETVSRLFSRFAEAGLIHIRQRHVKLVDMAGIKQVYSRSC; from the coding sequence TTGTTGACTTCCATTCCCGTCACCGAGATGTCGCCCCGTTGTTCGACGTGTTCCATGGGTCAGCTTTGCCTGCCCGTCGGGATGTCGCAACAAGACCTGGCGAAGATGGACACGCTCGTTCAGGAACGCGTGCGTGTTCACAAGGGCGAAACGCTTTATCGCATGGGCGAACCGCTCAATGCGGTCTACGCCATTCGCTTTGGCACACTGAAGACGCACGTCACCATGGAAGACGGGCGCACCCAGATCACCGGCTTTCACCTGCCCGGTGAAGTCATTGGCCTCGACGGCCTCAGCGAGATGCAGCATGCATCCGACGCGACCGCGCTGGAAGACGCTGAAGTCTGCGTCGTGCGCTATGACGACCTGCAATCGCTGTCGGGTACCCTGCCCTCGCTGCAAGGCCAGTTCCTTCGCCTGATGAGCAAGGAAATCTCGCAGGACCAGGTCATGCTGATCACGCTGGGCTCGATGCGTGCTGAAGAACGCCTGGCTGCCTTTCTCGTCAACATGTCCGAACGCCTGTCGGCACGCGGCTACTCGTCCACCGAGTTCGTGCTGCGCATGAGCCGCGAGGAAATCGGCAGCTACCTCGGCCTGAAGCTCGAGACCGTCAGCCGCCTGTTCTCGCGCTTTGCCGAAGCCGGCCTGATCCACATCCGTCAGCGACATGTGAAGCTCGTCGATATGGCAGGCATCAAGCAGGTGTACAGCCGGTCCTGCTGA